The proteins below are encoded in one region of Acanthochromis polyacanthus isolate Apoly-LR-REF ecotype Palm Island chromosome 4, KAUST_Apoly_ChrSc, whole genome shotgun sequence:
- the axdnd1 gene encoding axonemal dynein light chain domain-containing protein 1 isoform X4, producing MNFWSASLPLSVTEAHRGKLHIVGTGCGIRRPDAVWHHPLGRKKYKYFLEQPTTLTGAGRDISFLCDAMVTQKKTTPLPPVTDKNSNGDTQNLSISESLIPEEYHIVKNKGIRSLEFYEDAFTVQLKDDEQKLRVLPSLNPSGRLEVVQLMRMMDDMLKKAGVDQQSEELTELSQLESLLELVKVEQNIYNIVFHELIRQVSVGCAERGQLLAKLRQRYQSLLDRIPHRLKALHTEAVAQRALDRRLTEEIRRIKTSIQQLSTELSKIRNHDAFVSHQAELANRQLAEALKQTHTNSDVVQGYHELYELQRARLEAQLLQMTEDRDCWSQLTFCLALKVISVKKLQLVRQLHIIEQSWFKIAEHCILYLTSKDTENLKNVMLLTDSWKEQLIALMSQLKQIEHAQCAQISTTQQGISKWLSFCTSENKSTDAIYEKTSVEELHADLKQWSNMLALQCEHYQGEKQLCCQQTLRELYSLQEKWVNTSLQLFKRHTSPDGEPPGGQQALRQLDKILSELLKQLETQVSGENGVHRRITSLLGLIESWVSKVAAVNGWPEKMSVSDWLKLEKALHDCQSLAEEALQSIMQTENKPDIYTETENVLGKVHGFVTSLSNFTEGENQTLHEEVSSVHMAQTRWMLDLLILMVPDQNEKENEEQDNHYAAKISLPTLDEDARTLTGKLDYFSSYISSSCTLIVEQQVVPNLRDAEDENVMTECKNLQRECVDWVETCMILLSGVHDRPKELPVKQSVATFNSNAQVSPADSIDNHVNEEASADSEVKDIKDESETELRESTAEGNETQQQEGELTVCESPVVRLIGYDGNITERKLGESSVQLNETDEQVVSPVTEETQKAFSDLTTVGLLQHELHDSEMRVKTAEERALKAEDALQAALEKIKDLERQLQGRSSLEAKTNEEEKKPPPSSLPVAAPAPAKETTAESKPRSSTKKTKKR from the exons ATGAACTTCTGGTCAGCCTCACTTCCACTGTCTGTAACAGAAGCACACCGGGGCAAACTGCACATCGTCGGCACT GGTTGTGGAATCAGACGGCCAGATGCAGTCTGGCATCATCCACTTGGACGGAAGAAATATAAATACTTTTTGGAGCAGCCAACCACCCTGACTGGAGCTGGCAG ggATATTTCATTCCTGTGTGATGCCATGGTAACGCAGAAGAAGACAACACCCCTTCCACCAGTGACTGACAAGAACAGCAATGGAGACACACAA AACTTGAGCATCTCAGAAAGTCTGATCCCTGAAGAATATCACATTGTGAAAAACAAAGGGATACGGAGCCTTGAGTTCTATGAAGA TGCATTCACAGTGCAGCTGAAGGATGATGAGCAGAAGCTTCGAGTCCTCCCTTCTCT GAACCCCAGTGGCCGGCTGGAAGTGGTCCAGCTGATGAGGATGATGGACGACATGCTCAAGAAGGCTGGAGTGGATCAGCAGAGTGAGGAGCTGACTGAGCTCTCCCAA CTGGAGAGTTTGCTTGAGCTGGTGAAGGTTGAGCAGAACATCTACAATATTGTTTTCCATGAGCTGATCAGGCAGGTCAGCGTGGGCTGTGCTGAAAGAGGACAGCTGCTCGCAAAACTCAG ACAGCGCTACCAGTCTCTGCTGGATCGAATCCCTCACCGTCTGAAAGCTTTACACACTGAGGCAGTGGCACAGCGGGCTCTGGACCGCCGCCTCACAGAGGAGATCCGTCGCATCAAGACTTCCATCCAGCAGCTAAGCAC ggaattgtccaaaatcagAAACCACGACGCCTTTGTTTCCCATCAGGCAGAGCTCGCTAACCGGCAGCTGGCTGAGGCACTCAAGCAGACTCACACTAACTCTGA TGTGGTCCAGGGATACCATGAGCTGTATGAGCTGCAGAGGGCTCGCCTTGAGGCTCAGCTGCTCCAGATGACAGAGGATAGGGACTGCTGGAGCCAGCTCACCTTCTGCCTTGCCCTCAAG GTGATCAGTGTGAAGAAGCTGCAGTTGGTCCGTCAGCTGCATATTATCGAACAAAGCTGGTTCAAGATAGCAGAACACTGCATCCTTTACCTCACTTCAAAG GACACAGAAAACCTGAAGAATGTTATGCTGCTTACTGACTCCTGGAAGGAGCAGCTGATCGCTCTCATGTCGCAGCTGAAGCAGATTGAGCATGCTCAGTGTGCACAGATCAGTACCACTCAGCAAGGCATCTCCAAGTGGCTTTCCTTCTGCACCTCAGAAAATAA GTCTACTGATGCAATATATGAGAAAACATCAGTGGAAGAGCTTCATGCTGATTTGAAGCAGTGGTCGAAT ATGTTGGCACTCCAGTGTGAGCATTACCAAGGTGAGAAACAGCTTTGCTGCCAGCAGACACTGCGCGAACTTTACAGTCTCCAGGAAAAATGGGTGAATACGAGCCTTCAGCTGTTCAAGAGACATACTTCTCCTGACGGTGAACCCCCTGGAGGCCAGCAGGCCCTCAGACAACTCGATAAGATCCTATCTGAGCTCCtcaaacagctggaaacacaaGTTAGTGGAGAGAATG GGGTACACAGACGGATCACGTCATTGCTCGGGTTGATAGAATCCTGGGTCTCCAAAGTTGCCGCAGTGAATGGATGGCCAGAGAAGATGTctgtctctgattggctgaagcTGGAGAAAGCATTGCATGATTGTCAGAGTTTGGCTGAAGAAGCTTTACAGAGCATCATGCAGACAGAGAACAAGCCTGACATATA CACCGAGACTGAAAACGTGTTAGGCAAAGTGCATGGGTTTGTTACCAGCCTGTCCAACTTCACTGAGGGTGAGAACCAAACACTCCATGAAGAA GTCAGTTCTGTTCACATGGCTCAGACTCGCTGGATGTTGGATCTGTTGATCCTCATGGTGCCTGACCAGAACGAGAAGGAGAATGAAGAACAGGACAACCACTACGCTGCAAAGATCTCACTGCCGACTCTGGATGAGGATGCAAGGACGCTAACTGGGAagctagactatttttccagcTACATCAGCAG CTCATGCACCCTGATTGTGGAGCAACAAGTTGTCCCGAATCTACGTGATGCCGAAGATGAAAATGTGATGACCGAGTGCAAAAATCTGCAG AGGGAGTGTGTTGATTGGGTGGAGACCTGTATGATACTGCTCTCAGGAGTTCATGATCGCCCAAAGGAGCTGCCTGTCAAACAATCGGTGGCCACGTTCAACAGTAATGCCCAGGTCTCTCCAGCAGACAGCATAGACAATCAC gtgAATGAAGAAGCTTCAGCAGACAGTGAGGTCAAAGACATCAAAGATGAGAGTGAGACAGAACTAAGAGAG AGCACTGCTGAaggaaatgaaacacaacaacaagag GGGGAGCTAACTGTTTGTGAGAGCCCTGTGGTGAGGCTTATTGGCTATGATGGAAATATAACAGAAAGAAAGCTGGGAGAGAGCAGTGTCCAGCTGAACGAG ACTGATGAGCAGGTTGTGTCTCCAGTGACAGAAGAAACCCAGAAAGCGTTTAGTGATCTGACCACAGTAGGATTACTGCAGCATGAACTGCA TGATTCTGAGATGCGAGTGAAGACCGCTGAGGAGAGAGCGCTGAAAGCTGAAGATGCCCTGCAGGCAGCTCTGGAGAAGATTAAAGACCTGGAAAGACAACTGCAGGGTCGGTCCAGTCTGGAGGCCAAAACTAATGAAG AGGAAAAGAAGCCACCACCTTCCTCGCTGCCAGTAGCAGCACCAGCTCCTGCAAAGGAAACCACAGCTGAAAGCAAACCAAGAAGCAGCACCAAGAAAACCAAGAAACGATGA